One window of Lemur catta isolate mLemCat1 chromosome 3, mLemCat1.pri, whole genome shotgun sequence genomic DNA carries:
- the SDHC gene encoding succinate dehydrogenase cytochrome b560 subunit, mitochondrial, which translates to MAALLLRHVGRHCLRVHLSPQLCIRNAVPLGTTAKEEMERFWNKNTSSNRPLSPHISIYSWSLPMAMSICHRGTGIAVSAGVSLFGLSALLLPGNFESYLEFVKSLCLGPALIHTAKFALVFPLMFHTWNGIRHLMWDLGKGLKVPQLYQSGVAVLVLTVLCSVGLAAM; encoded by the exons ACATGTTGGCCGCCATTGTCTCCGAGTTCACCTTAGTCCTCAGCTGTGTATCAGAAA tGCTGTTCCCTTGGGAACCACAGCCAAAGAAGAGATGGAGCGGTTCTGGAATAAGAACACAAGTTCAAACCGTCCTTTATCCCCCCATATCTCTATCTACAG TTGGTCTCTTCCCATGGCAATGTCCATTTGCCATCGCGGCACTGGTATTGCTGTGAGTgcag GTGTCTCTCTTTTTGGCTTGTCGGCCCTGTTGCTCCCTGGGAACTTTGAGTCTTATTTGGAATTTGTGAAGTCCCTATGTCTGGGGCCAGCACTGATCCACACAGCTAAGTTTGCACTTGTCTTCCCTCTCATGTTTCACACCTGGAATGGGATCCGACACTTG ATGTGGGACCTAGGAAAAGGCCTGAAGGTTCCCCAGCTATACCAATCTGGAGTGGCTGTCTTGGTTCTTACTGTTCTGTGCTCTGTAGGGCTGGCAGCCATGTGA
- the CFAP126 gene encoding protein Flattop, protein MATNYSANQYEKAFSPKYLQNWSPAKPTRESISSHEGYTQIIANDRGHLLPSVPRSKANPWGSFMGTWQMPLKIPPARVTLTSRTTAGAASLTNWIQKNPDLLKASNGLRPEILGKPNDPDCQKKLRKKCITKTVQQTPSPAIIPCSPAAKLNSPDELQSSHPSAGHTPGPQSPAKTPKSPPGSPLEQWAGPNLAEVQKYKPGTSEGTKGPY, encoded by the exons ATGGCCACTAACTACAGTGCTAACCAG TATGAAAAAGCTTTCTCTCCCAAGTATCTGCAGAACTGGTCTCCTGCCAAGCCAACAAGAGAG AGCATCTCTTCTCATGAAGGCTACACTCAGATTATCGCCAATGATCGTGGTCATCTACTGCCTTCAGTGCCCCGTTCCAAG GCAAATCCTTGGGGTTCCTTCATGGGCACCTGGCAAATGCCTCTGAAGATACCCCCTGCTCGGGTGACCCTGACATCCCGTACAACTGCTGGTGCTGCCTCCCTCACCAACTGGATACAGAAAAATCCTGATTTACTCAAGGCCTCCAATGGCCTGCGTCCTGAAATCTTAGGCAAG CCCAATGATCCAGACTGTCAGAAGAAACTCAGGAAGAAGTGTATCACAAAGACTGTACAACAAACACCAAGTCCAGCTATAATTCCATGCTCCCCAGCTGCCAAACTCAATTCCCCAGATGAACTCCAAAGCTCACACCCCTCTGCAGGTCACACTCCAGGTCCCCAAAGCCCAGCCAAAACTCCTAAGAGCCCACCTGGAAGCCCGTTAGAACAGTGGGCAGGTCCTAATCTAGCTGAGGTCCAGAAATACAAACCTGGAACTTCAGAAGGAACCAAGGGGCCATACTGA